The proteins below come from a single uncultured Sunxiuqinia sp. genomic window:
- a CDS encoding Ig-like domain-containing protein: MSCKDDEEIPDPVYVISTNVSSIDLDMNEGDVVTETITASTTEDGAAFTESYTFTSSDPLVATVNSSTGVVTAVAGGTTTITVEGQVSGQSKTVAVTVIAAEPAPTFTKEALLDGSVKYTWDPAKMTITDVVVYDETGETELTKGGPDDNKNSIDYIFESDYTQGMFVLTPTGRSDNFKAGLTVLVKITVDGADDPVWKNPILHDKLAYTTTLSTVTFEWDTASTNSGVVPAGVNVFLRNDPVADGEPYTKGEAISYATVGDIDGDTLVVVSDLVSNESYWFDVVDADDNILWDTQLTMPSPITRIKAGNTESVWYGDASSAGNKYAECRRIADRISIGQGLTVDDIASVKVKDATGNVIAELGAWSQNIAVYEYSWINTNAPNVIATFDAAVALEGAYIHEKIDPDDGKNGEFKHISFFDIPYSEEKYTVELTDNEGMVYTKEYETKKKASTLNRSMVRANEHVYADKADINAKDLVFMANSNIPSDTWTFEVSDPAIATIDASGLIKFVANGASTITASAEAGTLSYTVAAAQIYCDNYQKFESLEVGASEDMTFKSPNEYSFATATSSNESVATVDGKKITGVAEGSTLITITDDQGNEAKMTVTVVAAAAGE, from the coding sequence GTGTCTTGTAAGGATGACGAGGAAATACCTGATCCGGTATATGTGATCAGCACAAATGTGTCATCGATCGATTTAGATATGAATGAAGGCGATGTCGTTACCGAAACAATCACAGCATCAACTACCGAAGATGGTGCAGCTTTTACCGAAAGCTACACGTTTACCTCTTCTGATCCTCTTGTAGCTACTGTGAATAGTAGCACAGGTGTTGTAACTGCTGTTGCAGGTGGTACAACTACCATTACTGTTGAAGGACAAGTTTCAGGTCAATCTAAAACCGTGGCAGTTACAGTTATTGCTGCTGAACCAGCTCCAACCTTTACAAAAGAAGCGTTGCTTGATGGATCAGTTAAATACACTTGGGATCCTGCAAAAATGACGATTACCGATGTCGTTGTTTATGACGAGACTGGTGAAACTGAGCTTACCAAAGGCGGTCCAGATGACAACAAAAATTCAATCGATTACATTTTCGAATCTGACTATACGCAGGGCATGTTTGTTTTAACACCTACCGGAAGAAGTGATAATTTCAAAGCTGGTTTAACTGTGTTGGTAAAAATTACAGTTGATGGTGCTGATGACCCAGTATGGAAAAATCCTATACTGCATGACAAGCTGGCTTATACGACAACACTGAGCACTGTTACTTTCGAATGGGATACAGCTTCTACAAATAGCGGAGTTGTTCCTGCCGGCGTGAATGTTTTCTTGCGTAATGATCCTGTTGCAGATGGCGAGCCTTATACAAAAGGTGAAGCAATTAGCTATGCAACTGTAGGTGATATCGATGGTGATACTTTAGTGGTTGTTTCTGATCTTGTTTCGAACGAATCATATTGGTTCGACGTAGTAGATGCCGATGATAATATTCTGTGGGACACTCAGTTGACTATGCCTAGTCCTATTACGCGAATTAAAGCAGGTAATACAGAGTCTGTCTGGTATGGTGATGCTTCTTCGGCTGGAAATAAGTACGCAGAGTGTCGCAGAATTGCTGATCGTATCTCGATTGGTCAAGGTCTTACTGTTGATGATATCGCATCGGTTAAAGTTAAAGATGCTACCGGTAACGTAATTGCAGAATTGGGCGCATGGAGTCAAAACATAGCTGTCTATGAATATTCGTGGATCAATACTAATGCACCTAATGTAATAGCTACATTTGATGCAGCAGTTGCACTTGAAGGTGCCTATATTCATGAAAAAATTGATCCAGATGATGGTAAAAATGGTGAATTCAAGCATATTTCATTCTTTGATATTCCTTATTCAGAAGAAAAATATACAGTTGAGTTAACCGATAATGAAGGAATGGTATATACAAAAGAATATGAAACAAAGAAGAAGGCTTCTACATTAAACCGTTCTATGGTTCGCGCTAACGAACATGTCTATGCTGACAAGGCTGATATTAATGCTAAAGACCTCGTGTTTATGGCAAATTCAAATATTCCTAGTGATACCTGGACTTTTGAAGTTTCGGATCCTGCTATAGCAACCATTGATGCGAGCGGGTTGATCAAATTTGTTGCGAATGGTGCTTCAACAATTACAGCATCTGCTGAAGCCGGTACTTTGTCGTACACCGTTGCTGCTGCTCAAATTTACTGTGATAATTATCAGAAATTTGAAAGTTTGGAAGTGGGCGCTTCGGAAGATATGACTTTCAAGTCGCCAAATGAATATTCTTTCGCTACCGCTACTTCTAGTAACGAGTCTGTTGCAACTGTTGATGGAAAGAAAATTACAGGTGTTGCTGAAGGTAGTACTTTAATTACGATCACAGA
- a CDS encoding sodium:solute symporter → MSTIDVIIFIAYLVGIVLFGSSFYKKNKSSSAFTLGNQSIPGWVIALSIFATFVSSISYLALPGQAYLTNWNAFAFSLSIPFASYMAVRFFVPLYRSINSPSAYTYLEKRFGAWAKNYVSVMYLLTQLMRAGTILFLLGIMLHTLLDWDISTIIIVTGFSVMVYSLLGGIQAVVWTDAIQAIILIVGAIVCILTLMFSMPEGPGQVFEIAAANDKFSLGSFGASLNSSTFWVVLIYGIFINLQNYGIDQNYIQRYMTSSSEKEAKKSALYGGLLYVPVSAMFLFIGSALYSFYTAQPGLIDPNIQADKVFPQFIVNQLPNGLTGFLIASVFAAGMSTISTSINSSATVILTDYFKIDGNSGDDKRSMRILYLASFIFSTLSIGVAIAMINVQSALDAWWKLASIFSGGMLGLFLLGYLSKKLTSLSAFIGVIAGVVVIGWMSLSPIFFQGTSLEPYTSPFHSYLSIVFGTVAIFIVGFLIGIVVNKKVIAGKSFS, encoded by the coding sequence ATGAGTACGATTGACGTCATTATTTTTATTGCTTACCTCGTTGGAATAGTCTTATTCGGAAGTTCTTTTTATAAGAAGAATAAATCATCATCGGCATTTACTTTGGGTAATCAATCGATTCCAGGGTGGGTGATAGCACTATCGATATTTGCCACTTTTGTGAGTAGTATTAGTTATTTAGCATTGCCCGGTCAGGCTTATTTAACCAACTGGAACGCCTTTGCATTCAGCCTGTCTATTCCATTTGCTTCGTACATGGCGGTTCGATTTTTTGTGCCGCTCTATCGCTCTATCAATAGTCCATCGGCCTACACATATTTGGAGAAGCGTTTTGGGGCATGGGCAAAAAACTATGTTTCGGTTATGTATTTGCTCACCCAATTGATGCGAGCCGGAACGATTTTGTTTTTGTTAGGTATTATGCTGCATACATTGCTTGATTGGGATATTTCAACCATTATTATTGTTACCGGATTTAGTGTTATGGTTTATTCCCTGCTTGGTGGTATTCAGGCTGTGGTTTGGACTGACGCGATTCAGGCAATTATTTTAATTGTTGGCGCGATTGTGTGCATTCTCACGTTGATGTTTTCGATGCCTGAAGGTCCGGGACAAGTTTTTGAAATTGCAGCGGCAAATGATAAGTTCAGCCTCGGAAGTTTTGGAGCCAGTTTGAATAGTTCCACTTTTTGGGTGGTGTTGATTTACGGTATTTTTATCAACCTACAGAACTATGGAATTGACCAAAATTACATTCAGCGTTATATGACTTCAAGTTCTGAAAAAGAAGCTAAAAAATCGGCATTGTATGGAGGTTTACTTTATGTTCCTGTATCTGCCATGTTTCTATTTATCGGATCTGCACTATACAGTTTTTACACGGCACAACCTGGATTGATCGATCCGAATATTCAGGCTGATAAAGTTTTTCCTCAGTTTATTGTCAATCAACTTCCAAACGGGTTAACTGGATTTTTGATTGCATCGGTTTTTGCAGCCGGAATGAGTACAATATCAACCAGCATTAATAGCTCGGCAACCGTAATTTTAACCGACTATTTTAAGATTGACGGTAACTCTGGTGATGATAAACGCTCGATGCGAATTTTGTATTTGGCGTCGTTTATTTTCAGCACTTTGAGTATAGGTGTTGCCATCGCAATGATAAATGTTCAGAGTGCTCTGGACGCTTGGTGGAAATTGGCTTCAATCTTTAGTGGAGGCATGCTAGGATTATTTCTGCTTGGATACCTTTCGAAAAAGCTTACCAGTTTATCAGCTTTTATTGGAGTGATTGCCGGAGTTGTTGTAATTGGTTGGATGAGCCTTTCTCCCATCTTTTTCCAAGGAACTTCGCTTGAACCATATACCAGTCCATTCCACAGTTATTTATCGATCGTGTTTGGTACTGTAGCGATTTTTATTGTAGGGTTTTTAATAGGAATAGTCGTTAATAAAAAGGTGATTGCTGGAAAATCATTTTCTTGA